The following are from one region of the Halarcobacter sp. genome:
- a CDS encoding ATP-dependent helicase encodes MPLSNLNEDQLSAATCPTGYNLIIASAGTGKTSTIVGRIANLINNGVKPEEILLLTFTNKAAAEMVQRVAKFFGKEIAQKIMAGTFHSVSYKLLKQLNINITLKQPNELKTLFKSLYEKRVFYDRSDDANPYDGGYLYDMYSLYLNSNDGESFEKWILNKNPDHELYTAIYEDVVLEFNELKIKYGYANFDDLLTIMLKTLKENEFAFKEILVDEYQDTNPLQGRLLDGFKPKSLFCVGDYDQSIYAFNGSDIGIISTFSQRYKDAEVFTLRKNYRSSKPILDLATKVIEHNERIYEKQLQVMRNDVNIAPKLLAFTELFQQYHHISDLISKSGTPHSDIAIIFRNNSSADGIEANLREYGIPAKRKGGMSFFDSVEVKFVIDMLVMQLSHNDMMAFIHVLEHGKGIGKAIAKDIFDALIKLGDGDLFKGLFHPREDIHNPFETNKVKNIQLGLFDDFLELGSVSKFKDCGFEDSFLGNPLLKHPKLSVDGAKYIYDFYLLVKQLRRVKNPETMVSNIVGSMMYSKIKDFLATKRATQKDGQINPTQKAKGLAKINRKGMLLRNLSRNFQDLSKFVNSMILGGGEMSEGEGVNLLSVHASKGLEFKEVFVIDLMDGRFPNRKLMSKGGSLEEERRLFYVAVTRAKDILYLSYAKFDKIKKIDFIHSPFLKEAGLIRNEEEN; translated from the coding sequence ATGCCATTATCAAATCTAAATGAAGACCAGCTAAGTGCTGCTACCTGTCCTACGGGATATAATCTTATTATTGCCAGTGCTGGAACTGGAAAAACCTCTACAATTGTAGGACGTATTGCAAATCTTATTAATAATGGTGTTAAACCTGAAGAGATATTATTATTAACTTTTACAAATAAAGCAGCAGCAGAGATGGTTCAAAGGGTTGCAAAATTCTTTGGGAAAGAGATAGCTCAAAAAATTATGGCTGGAACTTTTCATTCTGTTTCTTATAAACTATTAAAACAATTAAATATAAATATTACACTAAAACAACCAAATGAATTAAAAACTCTTTTTAAATCATTATATGAAAAAAGAGTTTTTTATGATAGAAGTGATGATGCAAACCCATATGATGGTGGATATTTGTATGATATGTACTCTTTATATCTAAACTCAAATGATGGTGAGAGTTTTGAAAAATGGATATTAAATAAAAACCCAGACCACGAACTTTATACAGCAATATATGAAGATGTTGTTTTAGAGTTTAATGAATTAAAAATAAAATATGGATATGCAAATTTTGATGACTTGTTGACAATTATGCTTAAGACTTTAAAAGAAAATGAATTTGCTTTTAAAGAGATACTTGTTGATGAATATCAAGATACAAATCCTTTACAAGGAAGATTGCTAGATGGATTTAAGCCTAAGTCACTTTTTTGTGTAGGAGATTATGACCAAAGTATTTATGCTTTTAATGGCTCAGATATAGGTATTATCTCAACATTTTCACAAAGATATAAAGATGCAGAGGTTTTTACACTTAGAAAAAACTATAGGTCTAGTAAACCTATTCTTGATTTAGCAACAAAAGTTATAGAACACAATGAAAGAATATATGAAAAACAGCTTCAAGTAATGCGTAATGATGTAAATATTGCACCTAAACTTTTAGCCTTTACTGAACTTTTTCAACAATATCATCATATCTCAGATTTAATCTCTAAGAGTGGAACTCCTCACAGTGATATAGCAATTATTTTTAGAAATAACTCAAGTGCAGATGGTATTGAAGCAAATTTAAGAGAGTATGGAATACCAGCAAAAAGAAAAGGTGGAATGTCTTTTTTTGATTCTGTTGAGGTTAAATTTGTAATTGATATGCTTGTAATGCAATTATCTCACAATGACATGATGGCTTTTATTCACGTATTAGAACATGGAAAAGGGATAGGAAAAGCAATTGCAAAAGATATTTTTGATGCTTTAATTAAACTTGGTGATGGAGATTTATTTAAAGGATTGTTTCATCCAAGAGAAGATATACATAATCCTTTTGAGACAAATAAAGTAAAGAATATTCAACTTGGACTATTTGATGATTTTTTAGAGTTAGGTTCAGTATCTAAATTTAAAGATTGTGGTTTTGAAGATAGTTTTTTAGGTAATCCTTTACTAAAGCATCCTAAATTATCCGTTGATGGTGCAAAATATATTTACGATTTTTATCTTTTAGTAAAACAGTTAAGAAGGGTAAAAAATCCTGAAACAATGGTTTCTAATATTGTTGGTTCAATGATGTATTCAAAAATAAAAGATTTTCTAGCCACAAAAAGAGCAACACAAAAAGATGGACAAATTAATCCAACTCAAAAAGCAAAAGGATTAGCAAAAATAAATAGAAAAGGGATGCTTCTTAGAAATTTATCTAGAAACTTCCAAGACCTATCAAAGTTTGTTAACTCTATGATTTTAGGTGGTGGAGAGATGAGTGAAGGTGAGGGCGTTAACTTACTTTCAGTTCACGCCAGTAAAGGTTTGGAGTTTAAAGAAGTTTTTGTAATAGACCTTATGGATGGAAGGTTTCCAAATAGAAAACTAATGAGCAAAGGTGGAAGTCTTGAAGAGGAAAGAAGACTTTTTTATGTTGCTGTTACAAGAGCAAAAGATATTTTATACCTAAGCTATGCAAAGTTTGATAAGATTAAAAAAATAGACTTTATTCACTCTCCCTTTCTAAAAGAAGCAGGACTAATCAGAAATGAAGAGGAAAACTAA